One Papaver somniferum cultivar HN1 chromosome 10, ASM357369v1, whole genome shotgun sequence genomic window carries:
- the LOC113315841 gene encoding uncharacterized protein LOC113315841, producing MWKSSKYKSPLVKEVWITAACSTLKELWFQKNRKIFENIKPNEQQFKCRIKKLVFEGGLRIKGNKWNQNYDHRIISFFNLGSRNFKFQCIKECYWFPPPIGYTMFCCDGSSFGNPGTAGFGFVIRDHVCQVIGVLSGGLGIATNYIAENYALLCAVELAGEWRLQNIILCSDSKTIIEDFARDQVPWFIRKRWQKATSKVSSIIFQHNLREVKFSADIAAKQGARLAAGERQMILGRPNFLPELKCQMLHITGFVREYISV from the coding sequence ATGTGGAAGAGTTCAAAATATAAAAGTCCATTGGTGAAAGAAGTTTGGATTACAGCTGCTTGTTCAACCCTCAAAGagctttggtttcaaaaaaataggaaaatatttgagaatattaagCCAAATGAACAACAGTTCAAATGCAGAATCAAAAAACTGGTCTTTGAAGGTGGATTAAGAATAAAAGGCAATAAGTGGAACCAAAATTATGATCACAGGATTATATCATTCTTCAATCTGGGTTCTAGAAACTTTAAGTTTCAATGCATCAAAGAATGTTACTGGTTCCCTCCTCCAATTGGTTATACAATGTTTTGTTGTGATGGTTCATCCTTTGGCAACCCAGGTACAGCTGGATTTGGATTTGTGATTAGAGATCATGTATGTCAGGTGATTGGAGTGTTATCTGGAGGCTTAGGCATTGCAACCAATTACATAGCAGAAAATTATGCACTACTGTGTGCAGTGGAATTGGCAGGTGAATGGCGATTACAGAACATCATTCTGTGTTCAGACTCCAAAACAATAATTGAAGATTTTGCCAGAGATCAAGTCccatggttcattagaaagagaTGGCAGAAGGCAACAAGTAAAGTTTCTTCCATCATTTTTCAGCACAATCTGAGGGAGGTAAAATTTTCTGCAGACATAGCAGCTAAGCAAGGAGCAAGATTGGCAGCAGGTGAAAGACAAATGATTCTTGGAAGACCAAATTTTCTTCCAGAGTTGAAATGCCAGATGTTACATATTACAGGTTTTGTTAGGGAGTATATTTCTGTCTAA